In Gemmatimonadota bacterium, a single genomic region encodes these proteins:
- a CDS encoding TIGR03618 family F420-dependent PPOX class oxidoreductase, with amino-acid sequence MRKNLRLEDLGDFLDQPKCATLATHFKDGTVLMSPVWHEWKDGGFTVAVANEDIKARHVRRDARVSISVAEDSPPYRGIEVRGEASIERADAFETTRRIAVRYLGAKRGPAYVEPFREADLVLVRVKPGVLRVWDFADETEIS; translated from the coding sequence ATGCGAAAAAATCTACGTCTCGAAGATCTGGGAGACTTCCTGGATCAACCCAAATGCGCAACCCTGGCGACCCATTTCAAAGACGGGACGGTCCTGATGTCCCCCGTCTGGCACGAGTGGAAAGACGGCGGCTTTACGGTTGCGGTGGCGAACGAGGATATCAAGGCCCGTCACGTTCGGCGTGATGCCAGAGTGAGTATCAGCGTCGCCGAAGATAGCCCTCCCTACCGGGGGATTGAGGTGCGCGGGGAGGCCAGTATCGAGCGAGCGGACGCGTTTGAGACCACCCGGCGGATCGCCGTGCGCTATCTGGGAGCCAAGCGGGGACCGGCCTATGTTGAGCCCTTCCGCGAGGCCGACCTCGTGCTGGTTCGGGTTAAACCGGGGGTGCTGCGGGTCTGGGATTTTGCTGACGAGACGGAGATAAGCTGA
- a CDS encoding glutathione binding-like protein → PDGPGGKPLSIFESGAMLLYLAEKTGRLLPADPHRRSECIQWLFFQMAGVGPMFGQFGHFYKFAKERIPYPTERYTNEARRLLGVLEKRLDGRDYVMDDEYTIADIATFPWVGCLDWGYGAWEDLKLDADFPNVVAWYTRCTEKPASVRGAKVCGFSDD, encoded by the coding sequence ACCCTGACGGTCCGGGCGGGAAACCGCTGTCCATCTTTGAGTCCGGGGCCATGCTGTTATACCTGGCGGAGAAGACGGGCAGGCTGCTGCCGGCTGACCCCCACCGGCGTAGCGAGTGCATCCAGTGGCTGTTTTTTCAGATGGCCGGGGTCGGTCCCATGTTCGGGCAGTTCGGCCACTTCTATAAATTTGCCAAAGAGCGTATTCCGTATCCGACCGAGCGCTATACCAATGAAGCCCGGCGGCTCCTGGGCGTGCTGGAAAAACGTTTGGACGGCCGGGACTATGTGATGGACGATGAATACACGATCGCCGACATCGCGACCTTTCCCTGGGTCGGCTGCCTCGACTGGGGCTATGGGGCGTGGGAAGATCTGAAGCTGGACGCGGATTTCCCCAATGTGGTCGCCTGGTATACGCGCTGTACCGAGAAGCCGGCTTCGGTGCGCGGCGCCAAGGTGTGCGGCTTTTCGGACGACTAG